The Mycolicibacterium fluoranthenivorans genome segment GACCGCCGCACCGCTCGGGGTGTCGGCCGCCATCGGCTCACTCAGGCAGGGCAATCTGATCGACGCACTGGTGAGCGCCGTGCGCGTGATGTCGGCCGCGGTGTCGCCGGCCTGACCACGTCCATACCGTCCCGGTACCGGCCTACCCAGGTTCGGTGTCGGGACGGTGTGCGTTCGGGGTGGTGCTGTTCTTGATCGCCACGTAGCGCTCCAGGAAGGTGCGTTCGTCGAGCCGCTTGCGCCGCATCCAGCTGGTGACCTCGTCATTGCACTTGCTGGCGTTGCAGGCCGCACAGGCGGGCACCACGTTCTCGACGGTGTATCTGCCGCCGCGCGAGATCGCCATGACGCAGTCCCGCTGCAGGGGTTTACCCGACACGCCGCAGTAGGCGCAGCCGTTCCAGGCCGCCTTCAGCGCGGCCCACTGCTCCTCGGTGAGGTCGTTGACGACCGCTTTCACCCGGCGGGTGCGCCTGCGCGCCGCGCGGGCTCTCCGACTGTTGGGGGCCGCCATGGCCAGATCTTCCCAGCGCGAGCGTGCGCAGCCGCACAGCCGGCACGGCGTGTCGGTGGGCAGACACGCACGCTCGCCTGCGGAAGGTCAGCTCACATCAAACGTCCGGGCCCGCAGCGCCCGTTCGACGCCGGCCCGGCCCTCCAGCACCAGGCGGCGCAGGGCCGGCGGCAGGTCGGGGTCGGCCAGGAACGCGTCGGCCGCGTCCAAGCCGCCCTGGCTGACATCCCAGGACGGGTACAGGCCGATCACCACGGTCTGGGCCACCTCGCTGGAGCGCCGCTCCCACACACCGGCGATGGCGGTGAAGTAGAGATCGCGGAACGGGGTCAGCAGTGCGGTCTGACCCGGCTGGACGATCCCGCCGACGATGGCCCGGGTGGTGATGTTGGCCAGCGTGTCGTCTTCGATGACCTGCTGCCAGGCGGCCTCTTTGACCGCCTTCTGGGGCCGGGCCGCGGCCGCCGCGGCCGCGTTGCGCTTACCTGCCGCGGTCGGGTCGTTGGCCGCTTCGGCGTCGATGAACGGGGTCTCCGGGCCGTCGGCATCGATGGCCCCGGCGCCGGCCAGCGCGGTGACGATGCGCCAGCGCAGGTCGGTGTCGATCACCAGCCCGGCCAGGTTCACCGCCGCCGGTTCGTTGTCCAGCAGCGTGGACAGCACGGCGATGTGGTTGGGCGACAGCACCGAGGTGCACAGGGCGTTGACGAAGGCCAGTTGGTGATCCGAACCCGGCGCGGACTCGCGGGCCCGGTCCAGCAGCGCGTCGCCGAAGGCCGGCCAGCCGTTCTCGTTGGCCCACACCGGGTCGGCGTAGGCGTTCAGCGCCGTCTGCGCCTGCAGCAGAAGCCGTTGTGCCACACCCACTTCGGTCTCCGCGTGGATGCCGCTGATCACCAGGGCGACGAAGTCGCGGGCCTTCAGCTCGGCCTCACGGGTCATCTCCCACGCCGCCGACCAGGCCAGCGTGCGGGGGAGCGGATCGGCGAAATCGGCGATCCGGGACAGCGCCGTCTGCAGCGACTCCGGGTCCAACCGCACCGCGCAGTAGGTCAGGTCCTCGTCGTTGACGAGGATGAACTTGCCGCGCGCGGCGCCGACCAGTTCGGGTACCTCGGTGGTGGGGCCTTCGACATCCAGTTCGATCCGGTTGACCCGCACCAGCTTGCCGCTGGCATCGTCGTCGTAGATGCCGACGGCCAGCCGGTGCACGCGGGTCTCGCCGGCGCCCGGCGCGGCGCCGGACTGGCTGATCGCGAATCGGGTGAAGTTGCCGTCACCGTCGACGTCGAAATCGGGGCGCAGCGTGTTCAGGCCGGTGGTCTTGAGCCACTGCCGGCCCCACTGTGACAGATCGCGGCCCGAGGACTTCTCCAGTGCGCCAAGCAGATCCCCGAAGGTGGCATTGCCGAAGGCGTGGTCGCGGAAGTAGTCGCGCAACCCGGCGAGGAACGCTTCCAGGCCGACGTAGGCGACGAGCTGCTTGAGCACGCTGGCGCCCTTGGCGTAGGTGATGCCGTCGAAGTTCACCTCGACCGCGTGCAGGTCCGGGATGTCGGCGGCCACGGGATGGGTCGACGGCAGCTGGTCCTGGCGGTAGGCCCACGACTTCTCCACGTTGGCGAAGGTCGTCCAGGCTTGGTCGTATTCGGTGGCCTCGGCCTGGCACAGCACCGAGGCGAACGTCGCGAAGGACTCGTTGAGCCACAGGTCATCCCACCAAGCCATGGTGACCAGGTCGCCGAACCACATGTGCGCCATCTCGTGCAGCACGGTCTCGGCGCGGCGCTCGTAGCTGTAGCGGGTCACCTTGGACCGGAAGACGTAGTCCTCCAGGAAGGTCACCGCACCCGCGTTCTCCATGGCGCCCGCGTTGAACTCCGGTACGAACAACTGGTCGTACTTGCCGAACGCGTAGGGGATGCCGAAGTTGCGGTGGTAGAAGCCGAAGCCCTGCTTGGTCTCGGTGAACAACCGTTCGGCATCCATGAACTCGCCGAGCGAGGCGCGGCAGAAGATCCCCAGCGGGATCTCGCCGTGCTCGTCGGTGTAGACGTCGTCCCAGCGCGCGTACGGGCCGGCGATCAGCGCGGCCAGGTAGGTGCTCATCTTCGGCGTAGTCGCGAAGGTGTGCACACCGTCTTGTACCGACACCGTCGCGCCGTTGGAGATCACCTGCCAGTGCGCCGGCGCCTTGACGGTGACGTCGAAGGTGGCCTTGAGATCGGGCTGGTCGAAGCAGGCGAACATGCGCTTGGCATCGGCGGTTTCGAACTGCGAGTACAGGTACACCTCGTTGTCGACCGGGTCGACGAAGCGGTGCAATCCCTCCCCGGTGTTGGAGTACCGGCAGTCCGCGTCCACGACCAGGACGTTGTGGGCCTGCAGACCGGTGAGCGCGATGCCGGTGGACTCGTCATAGCCGGACACGTCGAGCGAGGCACCGTTGAGGGTCGCGCTGCGCACCGCGGCGGCGGCGATGTCGATGGAGGTCTCGGCTCCGGGCAGTGCGTCGAACGTCACGGTGGTGACGGAGTGGAAGGTCTTCTCGCTTCCGTTACTTCCCGGGTCGCTGCGCTCCTGCCCTCCGGAGGTCAGGTCGAGATCGATGCGGTAGTTGTCAACGGTCACCAGGGCGGCGCGCTCGGCGGCCTGGTCGCGTGTCAGATTGGGGAGTGCCACGCGTCCAACCTAGTCGGATCCGTCGGCACCCGGGGATTGGAATCGGTGGGGACGGGAACATCGACCAGACACCCGAAGTTGTGTTGGGTGGACAGCTGTGCCCACGTCGAGAGGACCGACCCCAATGGCGAAAAAAGACGTTGCAGACTTCTGGTTCGACCCGCTGTGCCCGTGGGCGTGGATCACCTCCCGTTGGATCCTCGAAGTCGAGAAGGTCCGGGATATCGAGGTCAAATTCCACGTCATGAGCCTGGCGGTGCTCAACGAGGGTCGCGACCTGCCCGAGGAGTACGTCGAGATGATGAAGAAGGCGTGGGCGCCGGTACGCGTCGCGGTGGCAGCCGAGCAGGCCAAGGGCCCGGAGATCCTCGCCCCGCTCTACACCGCCATGGGCACCCGGATCCACAATGAGGG includes the following:
- a CDS encoding HNH endonuclease, which produces MAAPNSRRARAARRRTRRVKAVVNDLTEEQWAALKAAWNGCAYCGVSGKPLQRDCVMAISRGGRYTVENVVPACAACNASKCNDEVTSWMRRKRLDERTFLERYVAIKNSTTPNAHRPDTEPG
- the pepN gene encoding aminopeptidase N — translated: MALPNLTRDQAAERAALVTVDNYRIDLDLTSGGQERSDPGSNGSEKTFHSVTTVTFDALPGAETSIDIAAAAVRSATLNGASLDVSGYDESTGIALTGLQAHNVLVVDADCRYSNTGEGLHRFVDPVDNEVYLYSQFETADAKRMFACFDQPDLKATFDVTVKAPAHWQVISNGATVSVQDGVHTFATTPKMSTYLAALIAGPYARWDDVYTDEHGEIPLGIFCRASLGEFMDAERLFTETKQGFGFYHRNFGIPYAFGKYDQLFVPEFNAGAMENAGAVTFLEDYVFRSKVTRYSYERRAETVLHEMAHMWFGDLVTMAWWDDLWLNESFATFASVLCQAEATEYDQAWTTFANVEKSWAYRQDQLPSTHPVAADIPDLHAVEVNFDGITYAKGASVLKQLVAYVGLEAFLAGLRDYFRDHAFGNATFGDLLGALEKSSGRDLSQWGRQWLKTTGLNTLRPDFDVDGDGNFTRFAISQSGAAPGAGETRVHRLAVGIYDDDASGKLVRVNRIELDVEGPTTEVPELVGAARGKFILVNDEDLTYCAVRLDPESLQTALSRIADFADPLPRTLAWSAAWEMTREAELKARDFVALVISGIHAETEVGVAQRLLLQAQTALNAYADPVWANENGWPAFGDALLDRARESAPGSDHQLAFVNALCTSVLSPNHIAVLSTLLDNEPAAVNLAGLVIDTDLRWRIVTALAGAGAIDADGPETPFIDAEAANDPTAAGKRNAAAAAAARPQKAVKEAAWQQVIEDDTLANITTRAIVGGIVQPGQTALLTPFRDLYFTAIAGVWERRSSEVAQTVVIGLYPSWDVSQGGLDAADAFLADPDLPPALRRLVLEGRAGVERALRARTFDVS